Proteins found in one bacterium genomic segment:
- a CDS encoding FAD/NAD(P)-binding protein → MATNQDSMTMRPFRIRRTAQDTYDTFTMELEPAGSGEFTFAPGQFNMLYVFGVGEVPISISGDPTDPLPLIHTTRAVGTVTKALQKLKKGDVLGMRGPFGSAWPVEQAKGKDVVIVAGGIGLPPLRPAIYQILANREEYGKFVLLYGARTPDDLLFPKELEQWRGRFDMDVTITVDRATDGWLGNVGVVTRLIPKAVFDPKNAVAMLVGPEIMMRFTIADLQKAGMADKDIYVSMERNMKCGVGLCGHCQCGPSFVCKDGPVYSYETIRDWMRKREI, encoded by the coding sequence ATGGCGACTAATCAGGATTCCATGACCATGCGTCCGTTCCGCATCCGGCGAACGGCGCAGGACACTTACGATACGTTTACCATGGAACTGGAGCCGGCGGGCAGCGGAGAATTTACGTTTGCTCCCGGACAGTTCAACATGCTGTATGTTTTCGGTGTGGGCGAAGTGCCCATCAGCATCAGCGGCGATCCGACGGATCCACTGCCGCTGATCCACACCACGCGAGCGGTCGGCACGGTCACCAAGGCCCTGCAGAAGCTCAAGAAGGGCGATGTGCTGGGTATGCGCGGCCCGTTCGGCTCCGCATGGCCGGTAGAACAGGCCAAGGGCAAGGATGTGGTCATCGTCGCCGGCGGTATCGGGCTTCCCCCGCTACGCCCGGCCATTTATCAGATCCTCGCCAATCGGGAAGAGTACGGCAAGTTCGTACTGCTCTACGGCGCGCGCACTCCCGACGATCTGCTCTTCCCCAAGGAGCTGGAGCAGTGGCGCGGACGGTTCGATATGGACGTCACGATCACCGTGGACCGGGCGACGGACGGCTGGCTGGGCAATGTGGGAGTGGTCACGCGCCTGATTCCCAAGGCCGTATTCGATCCGAAGAATGCCGTGGCGATGCTGGTCGGCCCCGAGATCATGATGCGCTTTACGATCGCGGACCTGCAGAAGGCCGGCATGGCCGACAAGGACATTTACGTCTCGATGGAACGCAACATGAAGTGCGGCGTCGGCCTCTGCGGCCACTGCCAGTGCGGGCCGAGCTTCGTCTGCAAGGACGGACCGGTGTACTCTTACGAGACCATCCGGGACTGGATGAGAAAGCGGGAAATTTGA
- a CDS encoding cyclic nucleotide-binding domain-containing protein produces the protein METLEPILAEHPVFKGLDPQYIKLMVGCASNVRFNQGEFITRDGDQADEFYLIRAGSVALDVYSPTKGEITYLTLREGEVVGWSWLVSPYRVHGDVRAIQITRAIRIDAKCLREKCTKDPQLELELYKRFVPIIVDRVEAMTMQLLDVYSD, from the coding sequence ATGGAAACGCTTGAACCGATCCTGGCCGAACATCCGGTCTTTAAGGGATTGGATCCGCAGTATATCAAATTGATGGTCGGCTGCGCGTCCAACGTCCGTTTCAACCAGGGCGAATTCATCACGCGGGACGGCGATCAGGCGGACGAGTTTTATCTGATCCGTGCCGGCTCGGTGGCGCTGGACGTGTACTCCCCCACCAAGGGCGAGATCACCTATCTGACGCTGCGTGAAGGCGAAGTGGTCGGCTGGTCCTGGCTGGTTTCCCCCTACCGGGTGCACGGCGACGTGCGGGCGATTCAGATCACGCGGGCGATCCGCATTGACGCCAAGTGCCTGCGCGAAAAGTGCACCAAAGATCCCCAACTCGAACTCGAACTTTACAAGCGGTTTGTGCCGATCATCGTGGACCGGGTGGAAGCGATGACCATGCAACTGCTCGATGTCTATTCCGACTGA
- a CDS encoding 4Fe-4S dicluster domain-containing protein produces the protein MAKAASKPTRAALDRGNFSHLIEALRKKGFRVIGPQVRDGAIVYDELDDATQLPAGWTDEQSNGQYALKKRPDDALFGYTVPQHSWKQFLRPPHVTVWQGKREGLQPIAPNHDLPSYALLGVRACELRAIAIQDKVLLEGPYVDPGYAAMRKRTFIVALNCGKAGGTCFCASMKTGPEVTGDFDLSLTEIVEKGKHRFVIETGSKRGEEVLKEIPHREATAEDLAAAERVVAEAEKQMGRKLNTDGLREVIYENSEHPRWDNVGSRCLTCGNCTMVCPTCFCTTMEDHTDLHGKTASRVKRWDSCFTLDFSYIHGGSIRTSAKSRYRQWLSHKLAAWQDQFGEMGCTGCGRCITWCPVGIDITEEAAALRVKPAVKEPQHGNA, from the coding sequence ATGGCCAAAGCTGCATCTAAACCAACCCGTGCCGCACTTGACCGCGGCAATTTCTCTCATCTGATTGAAGCTCTGAGAAAGAAAGGCTTTCGCGTCATCGGACCGCAAGTGCGCGATGGGGCGATTGTCTATGATGAGCTGGATGACGCGACGCAACTGCCTGCCGGATGGACCGATGAACAGTCCAACGGCCAGTATGCGCTCAAGAAGCGTCCCGATGATGCCCTGTTCGGCTACACCGTCCCGCAGCACTCGTGGAAGCAGTTTCTGCGTCCACCCCACGTCACCGTGTGGCAGGGTAAGCGGGAAGGCCTTCAGCCGATCGCACCGAATCATGATCTGCCGAGCTATGCCCTGCTGGGTGTGCGCGCCTGCGAACTGAGGGCTATTGCCATTCAGGATAAGGTGCTGCTCGAAGGGCCGTATGTGGATCCCGGCTATGCCGCGATGCGCAAGCGGACCTTTATTGTCGCACTGAACTGCGGCAAGGCCGGCGGCACGTGTTTCTGCGCCTCCATGAAGACCGGACCGGAGGTGACCGGCGACTTTGACCTGAGCCTGACCGAGATCGTGGAAAAAGGCAAACACCGCTTTGTGATCGAGACCGGTTCCAAGCGCGGTGAAGAGGTGCTGAAAGAGATCCCCCACCGTGAAGCCACGGCGGAAGATCTTGCCGCCGCCGAACGCGTCGTTGCCGAAGCCGAAAAGCAGATGGGCCGCAAGCTCAATACCGACGGCCTGCGCGAAGTGATCTATGAAAATTCCGAGCATCCGCGCTGGGATAACGTCGGTTCCCGCTGCCTGACCTGTGGCAACTGCACCATGGTCTGCCCGACCTGCTTCTGCACGACCATGGAAGACCACACCGATCTGCACGGCAAGACGGCCTCGCGGGTCAAGCGTTGGGATTCCTGTTTCACGCTGGACTTCTCCTACATCCACGGCGGAAGCATCCGTACCAGCGCCAAGTCGCGGTATCGCCAGTGGCTGTCCCACAAGCTCGCGGCCTGGCAGGATCAGTTCGGCGAGATGGGCTGCACCGGCTGTGGCCGTTGCATCACCTGGTGTCCGGTCGGCATCGACATCACCGAAGAAGCCGCCGCTCTCCGCGTCAAACCCGCAGTCAAGGAGCCTCAACATGGAAACGCTTGA
- a CDS encoding M14 family zinc carboxypeptidase, giving the protein MRLNNVIFCMILLGLMLTLGSASAVPRHNSSLVGAEYSKIVIKSKVDLPQIDEVGGIIDNVAGDTAWVYIRPDAAKILKARGFVIIKVEQPRGGRNTLDDYHNNDQIQAQFDAWQTQYPTLFSYESIGTSAGGRSLWVCKLSNGIDNDSGKIEVKYIAAIHGDESVGTENCLRFAEELLTTYQTDSALGVLMNNYDIYLLPLMNPDGNAASPQTRGNGHGVDMNRAFPDRIDDSTNSTVGREPEIAAVMNWTAQHNFILSANFHGGAVVTNYPFDGSYSGQSVNTPTTEDALLRYISLRYSQYNTPMYNSTEFAQGITNGCAWYNINGGMQDWNYVWMGDREVTIELSTIKHPAVSTLEGFWQDNRLSMRNYLLEAQYGARGVVTDSVTGQPLRANISLNGSTYLTYSAGAHGEYFRMLRPGTYTLTFSAPGYVTKTFNNVTVTGSTPTMLNVQLLSAPRPDIAVVPAAINSTINPCSQQDLPFAISNTGEVALTWSAAEAYENHTGYGSSTGGGWRFVDSDHAGGPTYSWVDISASGTAVTFAGDDQTLGPFPVGFTFPFYGQNFSTFRLCSNGWISFSSASTAYGNTFLPSSASPENLIAAWWDDLSPQRTGTVIRRWTNNVDSLVVSFANVQSYSGSGVYTFEMILLSSGKIVLQYNSMGTNRLTSATIGLQNSDRTKGTTVVQDAAYIHNSLAVSFCPSSMVALAPSSGTVQPHSSVNVVAHLNSCCVPNGASGGTLAIASNDPTTPVLNVPVTLTVTTVPPDAVADLTVYPVGDNYRLAWSASVNAAGYKVFRMDGFAQDYTTGALLTAVPITNTFFVDSTGGVTATTYYQVVAVQ; this is encoded by the coding sequence ATGCGCCTGAATAACGTCATTTTCTGTATGATTCTGCTGGGGCTGATGCTCACCTTGGGCTCTGCCTCGGCTGTGCCCCGCCACAATAGTAGTCTGGTGGGAGCAGAATATTCGAAGATCGTTATCAAGTCGAAAGTAGATTTGCCGCAGATTGATGAAGTCGGCGGCATTATCGATAATGTGGCGGGGGACACGGCCTGGGTCTACATCCGGCCCGACGCGGCGAAGATCCTGAAGGCGCGTGGCTTTGTAATCATCAAGGTGGAGCAGCCCCGGGGCGGGCGCAACACGCTGGACGATTATCACAATAATGATCAGATTCAGGCACAGTTCGACGCCTGGCAGACGCAGTATCCGACGCTGTTTTCTTATGAGTCCATCGGCACCAGCGCGGGCGGACGCAGCTTGTGGGTATGCAAGCTTTCCAATGGCATCGACAATGACAGCGGTAAAATTGAGGTCAAGTACATTGCCGCGATACATGGCGACGAGAGTGTGGGCACGGAAAACTGCCTGCGCTTTGCCGAGGAACTGCTGACCACTTATCAGACGGACTCGGCGCTGGGCGTGCTGATGAACAATTATGACATCTACCTGCTGCCGCTGATGAATCCCGACGGCAACGCAGCCAGCCCGCAGACGCGCGGGAATGGGCACGGCGTGGACATGAATCGCGCCTTTCCCGACCGGATCGATGACTCCACCAATAGCACGGTAGGCCGCGAGCCGGAAATCGCCGCGGTAATGAACTGGACGGCACAGCACAATTTTATTTTGTCCGCCAATTTTCACGGTGGCGCCGTGGTGACGAACTATCCGTTCGATGGGAGCTACAGCGGGCAGAGCGTGAACACTCCCACGACCGAAGACGCGCTCTTACGCTACATTTCGCTGCGCTATTCCCAGTACAATACTCCCATGTATAACAGCACGGAGTTTGCGCAGGGGATCACCAACGGCTGCGCATGGTACAATATCAACGGCGGAATGCAGGACTGGAACTATGTGTGGATGGGCGACCGGGAAGTGACGATCGAACTCAGTACCATCAAGCATCCGGCGGTTTCGACACTCGAAGGGTTCTGGCAGGACAACCGTCTCTCCATGAGAAATTATCTGTTGGAGGCGCAGTACGGTGCGCGAGGGGTGGTGACCGACAGCGTGACCGGGCAGCCGCTGCGGGCCAATATCAGCTTGAACGGCTCCACCTATTTGACCTACAGCGCGGGCGCGCATGGCGAGTATTTCCGCATGTTGCGGCCTGGAACCTACACCTTGACGTTCTCCGCGCCGGGCTATGTGACCAAGACGTTCAACAACGTCACGGTGACCGGCAGCACACCGACGATGCTGAATGTGCAGCTTCTGTCCGCACCGCGACCTGACATTGCGGTCGTGCCGGCGGCCATCAACAGCACCATCAATCCTTGCTCACAGCAGGACCTGCCCTTTGCCATCAGCAATACCGGAGAAGTCGCGCTCACATGGTCGGCGGCGGAAGCATATGAGAATCACACGGGCTACGGCAGTTCGACCGGCGGCGGATGGAGATTTGTGGACAGCGACCATGCCGGCGGTCCGACCTATTCCTGGGTGGACATTTCGGCCAGCGGCACGGCGGTGACCTTTGCCGGTGATGACCAGACGCTGGGACCGTTTCCGGTGGGCTTCACTTTTCCGTTCTATGGACAGAACTTCAGCACGTTCCGCCTGTGCTCCAATGGCTGGATCTCCTTCAGTTCGGCCTCTACGGCGTATGGGAATACATTTCTGCCGTCCAGTGCATCTCCCGAGAATCTGATTGCGGCATGGTGGGATGATTTGAGTCCGCAGCGCACGGGAACGGTGATTCGCCGCTGGACCAACAATGTAGACAGCCTGGTGGTTTCGTTTGCCAATGTGCAGAGCTACAGCGGCAGCGGCGTGTACACGTTCGAGATGATTCTGTTGTCCTCGGGCAAGATTGTCCTCCAGTACAACAGCATGGGCACGAACCGCTTGACCTCGGCGACCATCGGTTTGCAGAACAGCGACCGCACCAAGGGGACGACAGTGGTGCAGGACGCGGCGTATATTCATAACAGCCTGGCGGTCTCCTTCTGCCCGAGTTCAATGGTGGCACTGGCGCCATCCTCCGGAACGGTGCAACCGCACAGTTCGGTGAATGTGGTGGCTCACCTGAATTCCTGCTGCGTGCCCAATGGAGCCAGTGGGGGCACACTGGCGATTGCTTCCAACGATCCGACGACGCCCGTGCTGAATGTGCCCGTAACGCTCACCGTGACGACGGTGCCGCCGGATGCCGTGGCGGACCTGACGGTTTATCCGGTTGGCGACAACTACCGTTTGGCGTGGAGCGCGTCTGTCAATGCGGCGGGGTACAAGGTATTTCGAATGGATGGCTTTGCACAGGATTATACCACGGGCGCACTGCTGACCGCCGTGCCGATTACGAACACCTTCTTTGTAGATTCCACGGGCGGAGTGACCGCGACCACGTATTATCAGGTGGTGGCCGTGCAGTGA
- a CDS encoding PEP/pyruvate-binding domain-containing protein, with product MTDLDRFPPLGSQNRTTDFQNLMRLRVQEILVVSSLYDSFLLAQDGQLHEQLTTEFMELNLSREPNLTRVSHASQALQLAAENPCFDLVITTMHLGDLPVLDFVRAMRDLRPGMPVVLLAFDNREFRELLRIRTEPLLERVFIWQGDFRILLAIVKYIEDRWNVEHDASMMGVQTILLIEDNIRFYSSYLPMAYTELMRHSQSLISESVNLYHKLLRMRARPKILLCDHFEEAWDYYSRYEHSVLGVISDVEFPKDGKLNPEAGAEFVQRLKARRPDIPVLLQSSNPNTAALAGKLGVQFALKSSPTLLLDLRHFMEVAFGFGDFVFHLPDGREVARARDMRELEQKLRTVDALSIRYHAERDHFSNWLKARTEFELADMLKPRKVSDYPTLEDLRNDLVQSIGNFRIERARGHVSDFSREVFDPADGFARIGSGSLGGKARGLAFANHVLHHYDFGQNFDHIRIMVPPCVVLCSDIFDRFLDDNHLREFALSALEEEDIERRFLEANLPAGLLAELAVLLDVAQYPLAIRSSSLLEDSQFHPFAGVYRTFMLPNNDPDSNVRLEQLAAAIKRVYASTFSPAARRYIRSTPYRLEEEKMAVIIQKLMGACHGSRFYPDVSGVARSHNFYPAPPLTSEDGVVVVALGLGKTVVEGGSAMRFCPKYPRHLMQFSTTQDLLEYAQKSFYALKVCDSTESHDPAQEIDLEQYTLDTAERDGTLHAVGSTYCVEDDSMHDGLGREGMRLVNFAPILKHKLFPLPEIATRVLEMGTWGMNGPVEIEFAVNLSVPRDTPREFGILQVRPFVLSRELEELEIGDHEPQTLLCHSSRVLGVGKVDDLRDIVVVDIDSFDRSRSHDVARDVGHFNAVLLEKDIPYLLIGVGRWGSADPWLGIPASWDQLSGAKIIIESGFKDFKVEPSQGAHFFQNIIAYRIGYFTVNPDSGDGLLDWQWLKEQPAVEETSFVRHLHFGSPLTVRMNGHRNQGVILKPQG from the coding sequence ATGACCGATCTTGACCGTTTTCCACCGCTCGGTTCCCAGAACCGCACCACCGATTTTCAGAATCTCATGCGCCTCCGTGTGCAGGAGATTCTCGTCGTGTCCAGCCTCTATGATTCCTTCCTCCTTGCGCAGGACGGGCAGCTTCACGAGCAGCTCACCACCGAGTTCATGGAGCTGAACCTCAGCCGCGAGCCCAATCTCACCCGCGTTTCCCATGCCTCACAGGCGCTGCAACTGGCCGCCGAAAATCCGTGCTTCGATCTGGTGATCACCACCATGCATCTCGGGGATCTGCCCGTGCTGGACTTCGTGCGCGCCATGCGGGACCTGCGGCCGGGCATGCCGGTAGTGCTGCTGGCCTTCGACAACCGCGAGTTTCGCGAGCTGCTGCGCATCCGCACGGAACCGCTGCTTGAACGCGTCTTCATCTGGCAGGGAGATTTTCGAATTCTGCTCGCCATCGTCAAATACATCGAAGACCGCTGGAATGTCGAGCATGATGCGTCGATGATGGGCGTGCAAACGATTCTCCTCATCGAGGACAACATCCGCTTCTACTCCTCCTATCTGCCCATGGCCTACACGGAGCTGATGCGGCACTCGCAGAGCCTGATTTCCGAAAGTGTCAACCTTTACCACAAGCTGCTGCGCATGCGCGCACGGCCCAAGATTCTGCTTTGCGATCACTTCGAAGAGGCGTGGGACTACTATTCCCGCTATGAGCACTCCGTGCTCGGCGTCATCTCCGATGTGGAATTTCCCAAAGATGGCAAGCTCAACCCCGAAGCCGGAGCGGAATTCGTACAGCGGCTTAAAGCGCGGCGGCCCGATATTCCAGTCCTGCTCCAATCATCCAATCCGAACACGGCCGCGCTGGCCGGCAAGCTTGGCGTGCAGTTCGCGCTCAAATCCTCGCCTACCTTACTGCTCGATCTGCGGCACTTCATGGAAGTCGCCTTCGGCTTCGGGGATTTCGTCTTCCATCTGCCCGATGGGCGGGAGGTCGCCCGTGCCCGGGACATGCGGGAACTGGAGCAGAAACTCCGCACCGTGGACGCGCTTAGCATCCGCTACCATGCCGAACGCGATCACTTCTCCAACTGGCTGAAGGCGCGCACCGAATTCGAACTCGCCGACATGCTTAAGCCGCGCAAGGTTTCCGACTATCCGACCCTTGAAGACCTGCGCAACGATCTGGTTCAGTCGATAGGCAACTTCCGCATCGAACGCGCGCGGGGGCACGTATCGGATTTCAGCCGGGAAGTCTTCGATCCTGCGGACGGCTTTGCCCGCATCGGCAGCGGCTCTCTGGGCGGCAAGGCGCGCGGACTGGCCTTTGCCAATCATGTGCTGCATCACTACGATTTCGGCCAGAACTTCGACCACATCCGCATCATGGTACCGCCCTGTGTCGTACTGTGCAGCGACATCTTCGACCGCTTCCTCGATGACAATCATCTGCGGGAATTCGCACTCTCGGCGCTCGAAGAGGAAGATATCGAACGCCGCTTCCTCGAGGCCAACCTCCCCGCCGGCCTGCTGGCCGAACTGGCGGTGCTGCTCGATGTGGCGCAATACCCGCTCGCGATTCGCTCCTCGAGCCTGCTCGAAGATTCGCAATTCCATCCCTTCGCCGGCGTCTACCGTACCTTCATGCTGCCCAACAACGATCCTGATTCCAATGTACGTTTGGAGCAGCTCGCAGCCGCCATCAAGCGCGTGTATGCCTCTACCTTTTCCCCGGCAGCGCGGCGTTACATCCGCTCCACTCCCTACCGTCTCGAAGAAGAGAAGATGGCGGTCATCATTCAGAAGCTCATGGGCGCCTGTCATGGCTCCCGCTTCTACCCCGATGTCTCCGGCGTGGCGCGCTCCCACAACTTCTATCCCGCGCCACCTCTCACCTCTGAAGATGGCGTCGTGGTGGTGGCGCTCGGTCTGGGCAAAACCGTCGTCGAAGGCGGCTCCGCCATGCGTTTCTGCCCCAAATATCCGCGCCACCTGATGCAGTTCTCCACCACGCAGGATCTGCTCGAATACGCGCAAAAGTCCTTTTACGCTCTGAAGGTCTGCGACAGCACCGAAAGCCACGATCCCGCACAGGAGATCGATCTGGAGCAGTACACGCTGGATACCGCCGAGCGGGATGGCACGCTGCATGCCGTGGGCTCCACATATTGTGTGGAAGATGATTCCATGCACGATGGCCTTGGCCGGGAAGGCATGCGTCTGGTGAACTTTGCACCGATCCTCAAGCACAAACTCTTTCCGCTTCCGGAAATCGCCACACGGGTTCTGGAGATGGGCACGTGGGGAATGAATGGCCCGGTAGAGATCGAGTTCGCCGTCAATCTCTCTGTGCCACGCGACACTCCGCGGGAATTCGGCATCCTGCAGGTACGGCCCTTCGTCCTCAGCCGTGAACTGGAGGAACTGGAGATCGGCGACCACGAACCGCAGACTCTGCTCTGCCACAGTTCGCGCGTGCTGGGCGTCGGCAAAGTCGATGATCTGCGGGACATTGTGGTGGTGGACATCGACAGCTTTGACCGCAGCCGCAGCCATGACGTCGCGCGCGACGTAGGGCATTTCAATGCCGTGCTGCTGGAGAAGGACATTCCGTATCTGCTGATCGGCGTGGGCCGCTGGGGGAGTGCCGATCCGTGGCTGGGCATTCCCGCCTCGTGGGACCAACTCTCCGGAGCAAAAATCATCATCGAATCCGGCTTCAAAGATTTCAAAGTCGAGCCCTCGCAAGGCGCGCATTTCTTTCAGAACATCATCGCCTATCGCATCGGTTATTTCACCGTCAATCCCGATAGCGGCGACGGTTTGCTCGATTGGCAATGGCTGAAGGAGCAGCCCGCCGTCGAAGAAACCAGTTTCGTCCGGCATCTGCATTTCGGCTCTCCCCTCACGGTGCGCATGAACGGCCACCGCAACCAGGGCGTAATCCTCAAACCGCAGGGCTAA
- the gdhA gene encoding NADP-specific glutamate dehydrogenase — MPTVSEVSTKTGTQKKSGFVTEIMAMVKAKNPAEPEFHQAVQEVVESLELVIERHPEYRKAKIVERIVEPERVLMFRVPWMDDQGDVHVNRGFRIEMNSAIGPYKGGLRFHPSVNLGILKFLAFEQVFKNSLTTLPMGGGKGGSDFDPKGKSDNEVMRFCQSFMMELFRHIGPDTDVPAGDIGVGGREIGFLFGTYRKLRNEFTGVLTGKGLGWGGSLIRPEATGYGAVYFAAEMLSTKGQTLRDKICLVSGSGNVSQYTIEKINQLGGKVVTCSDSNGSIYDPEGITNDKLAFMMDLKNVRRGRIQEYATKFKTATYTPVDSKLDYNPLWDHKADCAFPSATQNEINAHDAANLLKNGVYVVSEGANMPTTPDGVELFIDKKILYGPGKAANAGGVATSGLEMSQNSMRLSWPREEVDQRLHQIMKSIHKSCVDASEKYGTPGNYVNGANIAGFIKVANSMMDQGLI, encoded by the coding sequence ATGCCTACCGTTTCCGAAGTCTCAACCAAGACCGGGACCCAGAAAAAGTCCGGTTTCGTGACTGAAATCATGGCCATGGTCAAGGCCAAGAATCCTGCCGAGCCCGAATTCCATCAGGCGGTGCAGGAAGTCGTCGAGTCTCTGGAACTCGTTATCGAGCGCCATCCCGAATATCGCAAGGCAAAGATCGTCGAGCGCATCGTGGAGCCGGAACGCGTCCTCATGTTCCGCGTCCCCTGGATGGATGATCAGGGTGATGTGCATGTCAACCGCGGCTTCCGTATCGAGATGAACAGCGCCATTGGCCCGTACAAGGGCGGTCTGCGCTTCCATCCCTCGGTGAACCTCGGCATTCTCAAGTTCCTCGCGTTCGAGCAAGTTTTCAAAAACAGCCTCACCACGCTCCCCATGGGCGGCGGCAAGGGCGGTTCCGATTTCGATCCCAAAGGGAAGAGTGACAATGAAGTGATGCGCTTCTGCCAGAGCTTCATGATGGAACTCTTCCGTCACATCGGCCCCGACACGGACGTTCCGGCGGGTGATATCGGTGTGGGTGGGCGCGAGATCGGCTTTTTGTTTGGCACCTACCGCAAACTCCGCAATGAGTTCACCGGCGTGCTTACGGGCAAGGGTCTCGGCTGGGGCGGTTCGCTGATTCGTCCCGAAGCTACCGGCTACGGCGCGGTCTACTTCGCGGCGGAAATGCTCTCCACCAAGGGCCAGACGCTGCGCGACAAGATCTGCCTCGTCTCGGGCAGCGGCAACGTCTCGCAGTACACCATCGAGAAGATCAACCAGCTCGGCGGAAAGGTCGTCACCTGCTCCGATTCCAACGGCAGCATCTATGATCCCGAAGGCATCACCAATGACAAGCTGGCCTTCATGATGGATCTGAAAAACGTGCGCCGTGGCCGCATTCAGGAGTATGCCACCAAGTTCAAGACGGCCACCTACACCCCGGTGGATTCCAAGCTGGACTACAATCCGCTGTGGGATCACAAGGCCGACTGCGCCTTCCCCAGCGCCACGCAAAACGAGATCAATGCCCATGACGCCGCCAATCTGCTCAAGAACGGTGTCTACGTGGTCTCAGAAGGCGCCAACATGCCTACGACCCCCGACGGCGTGGAACTCTTCATCGACAAGAAGATTCTCTACGGACCCGGCAAGGCCGCCAATGCCGGCGGTGTCGCCACCTCCGGTCTCGAGATGTCGCAGAACAGCATGCGCCTAAGCTGGCCGCGCGAGGAAGTGGACCAGCGCCTGCATCAAATCATGAAGAGCATTCACAAATCCTGCGTGGACGCATCCGAGAAATACGGCACGCCCGGCAACTATGTGAACGGCGCCAACATTGCCGGATTCATCAAGGTCGCCAATTCCATGATGGATCAGGGCCTCATCTAA
- a CDS encoding metallophosphoesterase translates to MINSFFTSDLHGHPHRYEKLIAAIEHETPKAVFLGGDLLPHHLASPASRGIVDQDFIVDYLVPLFAELRGRLGEAYPAVFVILGNDDPGFEEEMMLAGEEAGLWNYVHNRCYELEGFPVYGYAFVPPTPFLLKDWERYDVSRYVEPGSVSPEEGIRTVAVSDTEKRYGTIWSDLAALAGESDLSRAVFLFHSPPHDTPLDRAALDGRKVDYVSMDVHVGSIAIRRFIEERQPLLTLHGHIHESARLTGSWRERIGTTLCFGGAHDGPELPLIRFDLENPEGATRELL, encoded by the coding sequence GTGATCAACTCATTCTTCACGTCGGATCTGCATGGCCACCCGCATCGCTATGAAAAACTCATCGCGGCTATCGAGCACGAGACGCCCAAGGCGGTCTTTCTGGGAGGCGATTTGCTGCCGCATCATCTGGCATCGCCCGCTTCGAGAGGCATTGTAGATCAGGACTTTATTGTCGACTATCTGGTGCCGCTGTTTGCCGAACTGCGGGGGCGACTCGGTGAAGCGTATCCGGCGGTGTTTGTGATTCTCGGCAATGATGATCCGGGCTTTGAAGAAGAGATGATGCTGGCCGGGGAAGAGGCCGGGTTGTGGAATTACGTCCATAACCGCTGCTATGAACTTGAAGGCTTCCCGGTTTACGGCTATGCCTTTGTGCCGCCGACGCCGTTTCTGCTGAAGGACTGGGAGCGGTATGATGTGTCGCGGTATGTGGAGCCCGGATCGGTTTCACCCGAAGAAGGAATCCGCACAGTGGCCGTTTCGGACACGGAGAAGAGATACGGCACCATCTGGAGTGATCTGGCGGCGCTGGCCGGCGAGAGCGATCTTTCCCGCGCGGTATTTCTGTTTCATTCACCGCCGCACGACACGCCGCTGGACAGAGCCGCACTGGACGGCAGAAAGGTGGACTATGTGTCCATGGACGTCCACGTGGGCAGCATCGCGATTCGCCGCTTCATCGAAGAGCGCCAGCCGCTGCTGACTCTGCACGGGCATATTCACGAATCGGCGCGGCTGACGGGATCGTGGCGCGAGCGGATCGGCACCACGCTCTGCTTCGGCGGTGCACATGACGGGCCGGAGTTGCCGCTCATCCGGTTTGATCTGGAGAATCCGGAAGGGGCGACACGGGAACTGCTTTAG